In the genome of Fulvivirga maritima, one region contains:
- a CDS encoding phytase — protein MNIKLSIYTALVLSLGWACNNPKQEQKEEAEAKEVEQEEISKVTPDVTTELVKHDTDDPAIWINPENPEESLIVGTDKGGDDGDGALFVFNLEGKILRDKTIENIARPNNVDIAYGLKLNGKATDIAVCTERYTNSLRIFSLPEMKPVDNGGIEIFKGEKLRGPMGISMYTDPATGNIYAIAGRKDGPKDGTYLWQYLLEDDGNGNVKGTLVRKFGSYAGREIEAIAVDSEKGYVYYSDEGVGVKKYYAHPDSSNVELALFGNGDLFTEDNEGISIYKHDDGTGYIIVSDQAANIFHFFTREGSEGNPHEHKLVKSLYASTLESDGNEVTNVAIGDKYPEGFFVAMSDDKTFQIYDWRKVKPEEDKATAQK, from the coding sequence ATGAATATTAAACTAAGTATTTATACAGCATTAGTTTTATCCTTAGGTTGGGCATGTAACAACCCTAAGCAGGAGCAAAAGGAAGAGGCAGAGGCTAAAGAAGTAGAGCAGGAGGAAATTTCTAAAGTAACGCCTGATGTAACTACTGAGCTGGTAAAGCATGATACTGATGATCCTGCCATCTGGATAAATCCGGAAAACCCGGAAGAAAGCCTGATTGTAGGTACAGATAAAGGTGGTGATGATGGAGATGGTGCTTTATTCGTTTTCAATTTGGAAGGGAAAATCCTTAGAGATAAAACCATTGAAAATATCGCTCGTCCTAACAATGTAGACATTGCTTATGGCCTAAAGCTGAATGGAAAAGCAACTGATATAGCCGTTTGTACTGAAAGATATACTAACTCACTCAGAATTTTCTCTTTACCAGAAATGAAGCCTGTGGATAACGGAGGCATTGAAATCTTTAAAGGAGAAAAACTAAGAGGCCCTATGGGAATATCTATGTACACTGATCCTGCTACTGGTAATATTTATGCCATAGCTGGTAGAAAAGATGGACCTAAAGATGGCACCTATCTATGGCAATACCTTCTTGAAGATGATGGTAATGGTAATGTAAAGGGCACATTAGTGAGAAAGTTCGGTTCTTACGCTGGTCGTGAAATAGAAGCCATAGCAGTAGACTCAGAAAAAGGCTATGTTTACTATTCTGACGAAGGAGTAGGTGTAAAAAAATATTATGCCCACCCAGACAGCTCTAATGTAGAACTTGCTCTTTTCGGAAACGGAGACTTATTCACAGAAGATAACGAAGGCATTTCTATCTACAAGCATGATGATGGCACTGGTTATATTATAGTTTCAGACCAGGCAGCCAATATATTTCACTTTTTCACCAGAGAAGGAAGTGAGGGAAATCCTCATGAGCATAAGCTGGTAAAATCATTATACGCCTCCACTTTAGAAAGCGATGGTAATGAAGTAACTAATGTAGCTATAGGCGATAAATATCCTGAAGGCTTCTTTGTAGCTATGTCTGATGACAAAACCTTTCAGATCTACGACTGGCGTAAAGTAAAACCAGAAGAAGATAAGGCTACAGCCCAGAAATAA
- a CDS encoding TonB-dependent receptor, giving the protein MKKNLLKSIKMLSKYLIYGLIIQAVVSNILLASTTSAQSVYQVKMSLKRTQGNLTQFFKEIEQQSDYHFTYSEDQINLQKEVKINKSYNTLGDLLAYISNQSGISIKQINYNLIVSKAKTPLISTHDDRGIITGRITDGDTGDVLPGATVRVAGTNYGASSNTEGEYSLRVSSGDVTIEVSYIGFGTISETFTIKGGETIVKDFTLKADIQELEAVMVVGVLQGQAKALNQQKTADNIKNIVAAEQIGRFPDPNVAEALQRVPAISVERDQGEGRYVLVRGLAPQFTNININGAQIPSPEAGVRFIALDAIPADQLASIEVSKALTPDMDGDAIGGSVNLITRTAKTRTPSFSGTLVGGYNNLMDKPNAQGSLQYGQRFGKSEQLGILLNSSYYFTDRGSDNWERDGSELEFRDYELTRTRLGLSGTIDYHLSENSEIYVRGIYNRFTDREWRRRYVFVPNEDNSPFENNEIERSMKDRFESQTITSISAGGNHTFPKLSFDYEVSYSDAEQDTPFDNEVNFIGKPDQLSTDFSDSKWPVMTSVFQDEEALVNGSTTYTPQNAYLNNNNYEFDELETGNTLAKDRNISGKININLPYNLANNQAILKFGGKVRFKDKSLSVTQNTFEWEGADDLLLSPFEGGLVDHHFLDDHYQIAAHADMDRVLGFFNANRSGFALDTESKIEDENSESYEAEEDVYAAYIMSKIQFRKLMLLGGVRYEHTNVNYKSNSVIYDEDGDFDEVLAEEGGTSYDFILPQVHLKYNLNNTTNLRAAATFSYARPNFEDIVPQNVIELREREGTIGNPKLEPVSAFNLDLMGEKYFGTIGIISGGLFYKRLDNFIYSRTNYQTIEDVTNMRITQSVNGGGADLVGIEVAYQQNMTFLPGKLKGLGLYLNYTYTASNAELIREENKEEINLPGQSKHVGNISISYDLGKFNTRISANYRGSYLQEIGSEPDEDIYLSERLQLDWTMAYAINNKFRVFAEFLNLTNAPFEAYMGNEDVVIQREFYSWWSRIGLKFDL; this is encoded by the coding sequence ATGAAAAAAAATTTACTGAAGTCTATTAAAATGCTCAGCAAATACCTGATCTATGGACTCATTATACAAGCGGTAGTGAGCAACATACTACTGGCAAGTACCACTTCAGCACAGAGTGTGTACCAGGTAAAAATGTCTCTGAAAAGAACGCAGGGTAATCTTACTCAGTTCTTTAAAGAAATAGAGCAACAGTCTGACTACCATTTCACCTATAGTGAAGACCAAATTAACCTGCAAAAGGAGGTGAAAATTAATAAGTCTTATAACACTTTGGGAGATCTGCTGGCCTACATTTCCAATCAGAGTGGCATTAGCATAAAGCAAATTAATTATAACCTGATAGTAAGTAAGGCTAAAACTCCATTGATAAGCACTCATGATGACAGAGGAATTATTACAGGAAGAATCACCGATGGAGATACTGGCGATGTGCTACCAGGTGCCACAGTAAGAGTAGCAGGCACAAACTATGGTGCTTCTTCGAATACCGAAGGTGAATACAGCCTTAGAGTATCTAGCGGTGATGTTACCATTGAAGTGAGTTACATTGGTTTTGGTACCATTTCAGAAACCTTCACTATAAAAGGAGGAGAGACTATTGTAAAAGACTTTACCCTAAAAGCAGATATTCAGGAGCTTGAAGCAGTTATGGTAGTGGGCGTATTACAAGGACAGGCCAAAGCCCTGAACCAGCAAAAAACTGCTGATAATATAAAAAACATAGTGGCCGCCGAGCAAATTGGTCGTTTTCCTGACCCTAACGTAGCGGAAGCATTGCAAAGAGTACCTGCCATCTCTGTAGAAAGAGATCAGGGTGAAGGTAGATATGTTTTGGTGAGAGGATTAGCTCCTCAGTTTACTAACATAAATATTAACGGTGCTCAGATCCCTTCACCTGAAGCAGGTGTACGCTTTATTGCTCTTGACGCTATTCCTGCTGATCAGCTGGCATCTATAGAAGTATCTAAAGCGCTTACTCCTGATATGGATGGTGATGCTATTGGCGGATCTGTTAACCTGATAACAAGAACAGCCAAAACCAGAACTCCTTCCTTTAGCGGTACGCTCGTGGGTGGTTATAATAACCTGATGGATAAGCCTAACGCCCAGGGATCATTGCAATACGGCCAGCGATTTGGTAAGTCAGAGCAGCTGGGTATTCTCTTAAATTCCAGCTATTATTTTACTGACAGAGGATCTGACAACTGGGAAAGAGATGGTAGTGAATTAGAATTTAGAGATTATGAACTGACCCGTACTCGCCTCGGCTTGAGCGGAACCATTGATTATCACTTATCAGAAAATAGCGAAATATATGTGAGAGGTATTTATAACCGATTTACTGATCGTGAGTGGAGAAGAAGATATGTTTTTGTGCCTAATGAAGACAACTCTCCTTTTGAAAACAATGAAATAGAAAGATCTATGAAAGATCGATTTGAGTCTCAAACCATCACCAGCATAAGTGCAGGCGGTAACCATACCTTCCCTAAGCTGTCTTTTGACTATGAAGTGTCCTATTCTGATGCCGAGCAAGATACTCCTTTTGACAATGAAGTTAATTTCATCGGTAAGCCAGACCAACTAAGCACCGATTTTAGTGATAGCAAATGGCCTGTAATGACCTCTGTTTTCCAAGATGAAGAGGCCTTAGTAAATGGCAGCACCACTTATACTCCTCAAAATGCTTATTTGAACAATAACAATTACGAGTTTGATGAGCTGGAAACGGGCAACACACTTGCCAAAGACCGTAACATAAGTGGTAAGATCAACATTAACCTTCCTTATAATCTGGCGAATAACCAGGCCATTTTAAAATTTGGTGGTAAAGTCAGGTTTAAGGATAAAAGCTTATCAGTAACTCAAAACACTTTTGAATGGGAAGGTGCCGACGACTTACTTCTTAGTCCGTTTGAAGGGGGTTTAGTAGATCACCACTTCCTTGATGATCATTATCAAATAGCGGCTCATGCTGATATGGATCGTGTATTAGGCTTTTTTAATGCCAATAGATCAGGATTTGCTCTGGATACAGAATCTAAAATAGAAGACGAAAACAGTGAATCATATGAAGCTGAAGAAGATGTATATGCCGCTTATATCATGTCAAAAATTCAATTTAGAAAGCTGATGTTATTAGGTGGTGTTCGTTATGAACATACCAATGTTAATTACAAATCAAACTCAGTTATTTATGATGAAGACGGCGATTTTGATGAAGTATTAGCAGAAGAAGGCGGCACCAGCTATGACTTTATTCTGCCTCAGGTTCATTTAAAATACAACCTTAACAACACTACTAACCTGAGAGCCGCTGCCACCTTCTCTTATGCAAGACCTAATTTCGAAGACATAGTTCCTCAAAACGTTATAGAGCTTAGAGAAAGAGAAGGAACCATTGGTAACCCTAAGTTGGAGCCGGTAAGTGCTTTTAACCTGGATCTTATGGGAGAGAAATACTTCGGCACAATAGGTATTATTTCCGGAGGGCTTTTCTACAAAAGGTTAGATAATTTCATTTACAGCCGTACTAATTACCAAACCATTGAGGATGTAACCAACATGCGTATTACACAATCGGTAAACGGTGGTGGTGCTGATCTGGTAGGTATTGAAGTCGCATATCAACAAAACATGACCTTTCTCCCTGGTAAACTAAAAGGGCTGGGTCTATATCTGAATTATACTTATACAGCCTCTAACGCTGAGCTAATCAGAGAAGAAAATAAAGAAGAGATCAACCTACCAGGTCAATCTAAGCATGTGGGTAACATATCAATCAGTTATGATTTGGGCAAGTTTAACACTCGCATTTCTGCTAACTACCGCGGTTCTTACTTACAAGAGATCGGTTCCGAACCAGATGAAGATATCTATTTAAGTGAAAGACTTCAGTTAGACTGGACCATGGCTTATGCTATTAACAATAAATTCAGAGTGTTTGCCGAGTTCCTTAACCTGACTAATGCTCCTTTTGAAGCGTATATGGGCAATGAAGATGTGGTGATTCAAAGAGAGTTTTATTCATGGTGGTCAAGAATAGGCCTTAAGTTCGACCTTTAA